In Thermotoga sp. KOL6, the DNA window GTAACTTTGATTGTTGGAGTCAACATCACACCAGGCAATGTCATCGGGAAGGTTTATATGCTACTTGCGGTTTTCTCTGGTGCAATGTACAGTATCCTTTCGAGAAAACTTTCCAAAGAATTCGCTCCAAGTGAGATCACATTTTTCATGATGATGGCGGGTGCCGTGTTCTTCAATCTTTTGCGATTTGTCGAAGGAGATTTTTCGTTTGTTTTCAACGTATCTGTAATTGTTGGAGCCCTTTATCTTGGGATACTTTCATCTACCGTTGCTTTCTTCCTTCTCAACTACATGATAAACAAAGTCTCACCCATCGTAACTACTTTGTTTTCGAACTTAACCACTGTCATTTCTGTGATAGCAGGGGTTCTCTTCAGAAACGAAACAGTCAAAGTTCAGCAGATTTTGGGAATGATCACGATAATATTTTCGTTGGTCGTTGTAAATCTTAGGAAAAATGTGGATCAATCTTATTCGAGGTGATTGTGTTGCTCTTCTCACTCATTCCAAAAGCAAGGAAATCAGATCTTTTTGGTAGAGAAAAAGAGTTAGAGGAACTCAACAAACTTATTAATATCTATCCTATCGTCGTTGTTACAGGTGTCAGAAGGGTGGGGAAGTCTTCATTGATTAAAGTATTTCTAAATGAGAAGAGAATACCACACCTGATCGTAGATGGGAGAAAACTCTACGAATCTTCACATGGTCACATCTCTTCAACACATCTTTGTAAAGTTCTGAGCGATGAATTATCCAAATTCTCTAAATCTCAAGCGATATTGAACCTTCTTAAAAGAATCCGTGGAATCAGTGTGAGCGGTACTTCTTTGGAAATCAATCCAAAGGAGCTTAGTCTTACAGATTTGATCGAGAGATTCAACACAATTGTTGAGCATCAAAAGAAACCATTTGTTTTCTTTTTCGACGAAGCTCAGTACTTCAAGTATTACGGCTCAAGGGGTGGGAATGATCTTCTGGCTCTTTTTTCTTATTCTCATGATCAGCTCGAGAATGTACGCATCTTAATCACGGGATCTGAAATCGGAACACTTCACGATTTTTTGAAAATCGAGAATTACAAATCTCCTCTATACGGGAGAGGTGTAGGTTTTCTCAATTTAGAGCCGTTTTCCCTAGAACAGAGTGTGAAGTTCTTGAAAAAAGGATTCGAAGAACTTAACAGAAAAGTCAATTTCGATCTTGAAGAGACGGCTAGAAAGATGAATGGGATACCAGGTTATCTTGTTTTGTTCGGGATAAAATATCTGGAAACTGAAGATGAAAGAGTAGCTTTCGAAGAAGTCTTCCATACAGCAAGTCTTCTGTTTGAACAGGAGCTCATTGAATTAGGGAAAAGAAGTCCTCGTTATATTTTCTTACTCAAACAGATTGCCAAGGGAATAAACACCTGGTCCTATCTGAAAAGTTCGTTTCATGCGAAAGGAGACAGAATTGGAGATTCAAGATTGTATTCACTACTCAAAACGTTGGAAAGGATGTCTTTCGTGAAAAAAGAAAATGGGGTCTACAAAATAGTAGACCCCATCTTGGAGAGAATTCTAAGGGATTAGTTTAAATTTCAACCCAAGGATATTCTCTTTTCGCCAATTCATCGATCGCCATGAGAAGAGCTGTTCCTGCTTCAGTGAGAGCATTTTCCGTGATGAATTTAGAGATTCTGCAGAGGTTGATAGTATCGTCGAATGTCTCAGGATCAACACCCAATTCTCTCTCAATGAATTTCCAACTTTCGGGGTTTATTCTGATCCTTTTCTCCTTGGGTTGAACCCCTATTTTCCTAATAGATTGCAATAATCTTATAACCAAAGGCGTCACTGGAGATTCAACATCATCGGGCGCTGCGGAAAGAGCTCTCTTCATGAGCTGACCCGCCGTTGTCAGTGTGACAAGATTTGTTGGAAAGATTTCCACCAAGTTCTTAGCTTCAAGGCTATCTAAAGCTATTCGTTCATCTTCGCTGAGATTCAAATCTTCAACAAAAACCCCTGTTTTAAACGGTATCTTTCTCAGAACTTTCATTTCCGTTTTAGTGATCAGTGGCCTTCTTTCTACAGTTGTTGAGAGTTTTGCATAGAGGTATCCAGAGGAAGTGGGAGCGCTGTCACTTACCAGTCCTTCCACTCTTGCCTGTTCGTACCATTCTACATTAGGAGCCGCAAATTCTTTCCTTGTCATCGTGATCGACTTTACACCCATTCCTGTTATCGTTCTCAGCCTGCTCTTTTGATCTTCAAGAACTTCTTCGCCGTGTTCCGTGAGTTCGTACACAAGGGTTTTTCGACCACCATGTGTGTGTTCCCGCGATTTCAAAAGCCCAAATCCCTCCAGATTGTAAAGAGCCAGTTTTATCGTTAAATCCTTTCGTTTCCACTCCCAATTTACTCTTTCCTTTATCTGCTTTTCTTCCGGGAATATATCTGGATTTTTTTCGTGTTCTTTCCAAAGGGTCTTTATTAGCCTCAACACTTGTACTTCGTCTTCGGAAATTTGGAAAGAAGGAGTTGTCATATATGGACCCTCTCTGTAAATCCTCCACGCAAGATAAAGATGTTCTGCCATCGGATGAAGCTGACCGGTCCAGTCGATAAGACCACGTTCAAACAACACGTTTTTTTCAAAATCGCTCACATTTTCTCCCCTGTAAACCTTTGCAACGGTGTCAAGCACAATTTCGTTAAGAACGAGTTCATCTGTCACAACAAGTCCTTTCAGAAGAGCAGCCCTTATTTGCTGTCCGAGACCAGTTAGAGCGTAAATGTCGGATTTTGGCACAGAGAATGCTATCATCCTCATTGACTCAAGTTGAAGGAGAACTTCTCCTTCCAAAGGTAACGAATTGGATTCTCCAGGTCCCGGTAGAAGTTTCCTCAAGTAATTCGCTATTTTCGAGTTTATAACGAGTCTAGGATGGGCAGCATTGTAAATCTCATCGAGAGTGTGTGCGTAAGGGGTTAGAATGCCTTCCTTGGCAAAACCACGTTTCTCTAAGGCTTCCATAATATTTCCTCGCACCTTTGACAAGGCGGATTTAGAGTAACGTATCATAGAAATAACTTCTGATCCAATCCATCTGAATGAATCATCCCACTCTTGAGGATCCTTTAAAATCCTTCGTTCGACCATTTCAATGAGCGTCTCACCTAAG includes these proteins:
- a CDS encoding DMT family transporter → MTARVVIAGLLNSLIFGFSFLFTKNALDFVSPLNFLSYRFTVAFLSYIVLLLFGVIKLKRKPYWKLWKLVLFQPVLYFLFETFGIQRINSSEAGMIIAFIPIVVNVLAIFLLKEKGDFVHYLLVGLGFLGVTLIVGVNITPGNVIGKVYMLLAVFSGAMYSILSRKLSKEFAPSEITFFMMMAGAVFFNLLRFVEGDFSFVFNVSVIVGALYLGILSSTVAFFLLNYMINKVSPIVTTLFSNLTTVISVIAGVLFRNETVKVQQILGMITIIFSLVVVNLRKNVDQSYSR
- a CDS encoding ATP-binding protein → MLLFSLIPKARKSDLFGREKELEELNKLINIYPIVVVTGVRRVGKSSLIKVFLNEKRIPHLIVDGRKLYESSHGHISSTHLCKVLSDELSKFSKSQAILNLLKRIRGISVSGTSLEINPKELSLTDLIERFNTIVEHQKKPFVFFFDEAQYFKYYGSRGGNDLLALFSYSHDQLENVRILITGSEIGTLHDFLKIENYKSPLYGRGVGFLNLEPFSLEQSVKFLKKGFEELNRKVNFDLEETARKMNGIPGYLVLFGIKYLETEDERVAFEEVFHTASLLFEQELIELGKRSPRYIFLLKQIAKGINTWSYLKSSFHAKGDRIGDSRLYSLLKTLERMSFVKKENGVYKIVDPILERILRD
- a CDS encoding DUF505 domain-containing protein yields the protein MVITKRHATLLKKLYESGTEFDVSSWETFDKETLWHLELAGLVKPVGVEMYDLTFAGNILGETLIEMVERRILKDPQEWDDSFRWIGSEVISMIRYSKSALSKVRGNIMEALEKRGFAKEGILTPYAHTLDEIYNAAHPRLVINSKIANYLRKLLPGPGESNSLPLEGEVLLQLESMRMIAFSVPKSDIYALTGLGQQIRAALLKGLVVTDELVLNEIVLDTVAKVYRGENVSDFEKNVLFERGLIDWTGQLHPMAEHLYLAWRIYREGPYMTTPSFQISEDEVQVLRLIKTLWKEHEKNPDIFPEEKQIKERVNWEWKRKDLTIKLALYNLEGFGLLKSREHTHGGRKTLVYELTEHGEEVLEDQKSRLRTITGMGVKSITMTRKEFAAPNVEWYEQARVEGLVSDSAPTSSGYLYAKLSTTVERRPLITKTEMKVLRKIPFKTGVFVEDLNLSEDERIALDSLEAKNLVEIFPTNLVTLTTAGQLMKRALSAAPDDVESPVTPLVIRLLQSIRKIGVQPKEKRIRINPESWKFIERELGVDPETFDDTINLCRISKFITENALTEAGTALLMAIDELAKREYPWVEI